One window from the genome of Glycine soja cultivar W05 chromosome 12, ASM419377v2, whole genome shotgun sequence encodes:
- the LOC114379531 gene encoding 4-hydroxy-3-methylbut-2-en-1-yl diphosphate synthase (ferredoxin), chloroplastic, with translation MASGAVPTTFSTLKTWDSSLGFAKSMDFVRVSDLKSMKSSARKRVSIIRNSNPGQDIAELQPASPGSPLLVPRQKYCESLHKTVRRKTNTVMVGNVAIGSEHPIRIQTMTTTDTKDVAGTVEQVMRIADKGADIVRITVQGKKEADACFEIKNTLVQKNYNIPLVADIHFAPSVALRVAECFDKIRVNPGNFADRRAQFETLEYTEEDYQKELEHIEKVFTPLVEKCKKYGRAMRIGTNHGSLSDRIMSYYGDSPRGMVESAFEFARICRKLDYHNFVFSMKASNPVIMVQAYRLLVAEMYVQGWDYPLHLGVTEAGEGEDGRMKSAIGIGTLLQDGLGDTIRVSLTEPPEEEIDPCRRLANLGMIASELQKGVEPFEEKHRHYFDFQRRSGQLPVQKEGEEVDYRGVLHRDGSVLMSVSLDQLKMPEVLYKSLAAKLIVGMPFKDLATVDSILLREVPPVDDADARLALKRLIDISMGVITPLSEQLTKPLPNAMVLVNLKEISSRAYKLLPQGTRLVVSVRGDEPYEELDILKGIDATMLLHDLPYTEDKISRVHAARRLFEYLSDNSLNFPVIHHIQFPNGIHRDDLVIGAGSDAGALLVDGLGDGLLLEAPDKDFEFIRNTSFNLLQGCRMRNTKTEYVSCPSCGRTLFDLQEVSAQIREKTSHLPGVSIAIMGCIVNGPGEMADADFGYVGGTPGKIDLYVGKTVVKRGIAMEHATNALIDLIKEHGRWVDPPAEE, from the exons ATGGCTTCCGGAGCTGTGCCAACTACGTTTTCTACCCTCAAGACATGGGATTCCAGTTTGGGGTTTGCAAAAAGCATGGATTTTGTGAGAGTTTCCGATTTGAAGAGCATGAAATCTTCTGCGAGGAAAAGGGTGTCAATTATCAGGAACTCAAATCCTGGCCAAGATATTGCTGAACTTCAACCTGCATCCCCAGGAAGCCCTCTTTTGG TTCCTAGGCAAAAGTATTGTGAATCATTACACAAAACTGTCAGGAGAAAAACAAACACAGTGATGGTTGGTAACGTGGCTATTGGTAGCGAGCATCCTATAAGAATTCAGACCATGACTACGACTGACACTAAGGATGTTGCTGGGACAGTTGAACAG GTGATGAGAATAGCAGATAAAGGAGCTGATATTGTACGGATAACAGTTCAAGGGAAGAAAGAAGCTGATGCTTGTTTTGAGATTAAAAACACCCTTGTTCAGAAAAA TTACAACATACCGTTGGTGGCTGATATTCATTTTGCTCCCTCTGTTGCTTTGCGGGTAGCTGAATGCTTTGATAAGATTCGTGTAAACCCTGGAAATTTTG CTGATAGACGGGCTCAATTTGAAACATTAGAGTACACAGAAGAAGACTATCAGAAAGAACTTGAGCATATTGAAAAG GTTTTCACACCATTGGTTGAGAAATGTAAGAAATATGGGAGAGCAATGCGCATTGGGACAAACCATGGAAGTCTTTCTGATCGTATAATGAGCTACTATGGAGACTCGCCTAGGGGAATG GTAGAATCTGCTTTTGAATTTGCAAGGATATGCCGAAAGTTAGACtatcacaattttgttttttctatgaAAGCAAGCAACCCAGTTATCATGGTTCAGGCATACCGCTTACTTGTGGCTGAAATGTATGTCCAAGGCTGGGATTATCCATTACACTTGGGTGTTACTGAAGCTGGAGAAGGTGAGGATGGGAGGATGAAGTCTGCAATAGGCATTGGAACTCTTCTTCAG GATGGATTGGGTGATACAATTAGGGTTTCTCTCACAGAACCACCAGAGGAGGAGATAGACCCTTGCAGAAGGTTGGCAAATCTTGGAATGATAGCTTCTGAACTCCAGAAGGGGGTG GAACCTTTTGAAGAAAAGCACAGACATTATTTTGACTTTCAGCGCCGATCTGGTCAATTGCCAGTGCAAAAAGAG GGTGAGGAGGTGGATTACAGAGGTGTACTGCACCGTGATGGTTCTGTTCTCATGTCAGTCTCCTTGGATCAATTAAAG ATGCCAGAGGTCCTCTACAAGTCACTTGCTGCCAAACTCATTGTTGGCATGCCATTTAAG GATCTGGCAACTGtagattcaattttattacGGGAAGTTCCTCCTGTAGATGATGCTGATGCT CGACTAGCACTCAAGAGACTGATAGATATTAGCATGGGGGTTATAACTCCTTTGTCAGAACAGCTAACAAAGCCATTACCCAATGCCATGGTTCTAGTAAACCTTAAGGAAATATCTTCCAGAGCTTATAAGCTTTTGCCACAAG GCACACGCTTGGTTGTGTCTGTACGAGGTGATGAGCCTTATGAAGAACTGGACATTCTTAAAGGCATTGATGCTACTATGCTTCTCCATGACCTTCCTTATACAGAAGACAAAATTAGCAGAGTGCATGCGGCCAGGCG GTTATTTGAGTACCTATCCGACAATTCTCTAAACTTCCCTGTTATTCACCATATTCAGTTCCCAAATGGGATTCACAG AGATGACTTGGTAATTGGTGCTGGTTCTGATGCTGGAGCCCTTCTGGTGGATGGGCTTGGAGATGGACTTCTTTTGGAAGCGCCAGACAaggattttgaatttattagaaACACTTCTTTCAATTTGTTGCAAGGCTGCAGAATGAGAAATACAAAGACA GAGTATGTCTCATGTCCATCCTGTGGCAGAACATTGtttgatcttcaagaagtaaGTGCACAAATTCGGGAGAAGACATCACACCTCCCCGGTGTTTCG ATTGCAATCATGGGATGCATTGTAAATGGACCAGGGGAGATGGCTGATGCAGACTTTGGGTATGTGGGAGGCACTCCCGGGAAGATTGACCTCTATGTTGGGAAG ACTGTGGTGAAGCGTGGAATTGCAATGGAGCATGCAACCAATGCCTTGATCGATCTAATAAAAGAACATGGACGATGGGTGGACCCTCCTGCCGAGGAGTAA
- the LOC114378190 gene encoding uncharacterized protein LOC114378190, protein MSAHQKEKHNAPSSKPTVSHSLHKVDDPMKVTDENETLRASNNQWKRPNLQLEIPTRTSEESSQDLVRIRMPLTPSPTPSQKKVNFLATSRSVDAPRPTSSSTRAKSSMRNILPKFGFRNRAPSPDVEKVVTTAAQEGSFSGHQEKPSIPRSVSLTKMFTPKIKRTSSLPVEELGRANVESVLCGTLGASPCGRETQGMIARSRSVPVNTKEKGIRRMDSVFRIIPSTPRVIEVNETTKDTENGDDGEDIAEEEAVCRICLVDLCEGGETLKMECSCKGELALAHQECAIKWFSIKGNKTCDVCKDEVRNLPVTLLWIRSVRTQNTRARSEQGDDFRAWQELPVLVIVNMLAYFCFLEQLLVGRMRTKAIFISLPFACALGLLSSVTSSTMVKSRFIWIYASVQFVLVVIFAHIFYPLVGKHAVLAILLATFAGFGVVMSGSSILLESSRWRRRWQALSELQRGSSAMTQEGISSQS, encoded by the exons ATGAGTGCtcatcaaaaagaaaaacacaacgCACCTTCGTCCAAACCAACGGTTTCTCATTCACTTCACAAg GTTGATGATCCAATGAAGGTAACCGATGAAAATGAAACCTTGCGTGCTTCTAATAATCAATGGAAGCGACCGAATCTGCAGCTGGAAATACCGACCAGAACATCGGAAGAGTCTTCTCAGGATCTTGTAAGAATAAGGATGCCACTGACGCCAAGTCCAACTCCTAGTCAGAAGAAAGTGAATTTTCTTGCGACTTCTCGCTCTGTTGATGCTCCAAGGCCTACTTCTTCATCGACCAGAGCCAAATCATCCATGAGAAACATCTTACCGAAATTCGGCTTCCGGAAtcgtgcaccatcgcccgatgTTGAAAAGGTTGTTACTACTGCAGCTCAAGAAGGTTCCTTTTCTGGTCATCAAGAGAAGCCTTCAATCCCAAGATCAGTGTCTCTCACGAAGATGTTTACTCCTAAGATTAAGAGAACGTCTTCGTTGCCAGTGGAAGAACTTGGGCGTGCAAACGTAGAATCTGTTCTTTGTGGAACTCTTGGTGCTTCTCCATGT GGAAGAGAGACCCAGGGGATGATAGCTCGTTCTCGTTCAGTGCCTGTTAATACCAAAGAAAAAGGCATAAGGAGAATGGATTCGGTTTTCCGCATTATTCCATCCACTCCTCGCGTAATTGAagtgaatgaaacaacaaagGATACAG AAAATGGTGATGATGGTGAAGATATTGCTGAAGAGGAAGCCGTGTGCAGAATTTGTCTGGTTGATCTATGTGAAGGAGGTGAGACATTAAAGATGGAATGCAGCTGCAAGGGTGAACTTGCTCTGGCTCACCAAGAATGTGCTATTAAATGGTTTAGTATCAAGGGTAACAAGACCTGTGATGTGTGCAAGGATGAGGTTCGGAACCTCCCTGTCACTCTCTTATGGATCCGAAGTGTTCGAACTCAGAATACTAGAGCAAGGTCCGAGCAGGGAGATGATTTCAG GGCTTGGCAGGAACTCCCAGTGCTTGTCATTGTCAACATGCTTGCTTATTTCTGTTTCCTTGAGCAGCTgttg GTTGGAAGAATGAGAACCAAGGCAATTTTCATCTCTCTTCCGTTTGCCTGTGCACTGGGTCTACTCTCCTCCGTAACATCATCAACCATGG TGAAgagcaggttcatctggatttATGCATCTGTCCAATTTGTTTTGGTGGTCATATTCGCCCACATATTTTACCCCTtg GTTGGTAAGCATGCGGTTTTGGCAATCCTTCTTGCAACGTTTGCTGGGTTTGGCGTGGTGATGAGTGGAAGTTCAATTCTTTTGGAGTCTTCtagatggagaagaagatgGCAAGCTTTATCAGAGCTGCAGCGTGGTTCTTCAGCGATGACACAAGAAGGGATATCAAGTCAGAGCTGA